GCAGCATTTTGCTTCTTGTTTTCTCATCAAAAGCTTCAAGAGCCAGAACTGCATACCCTGCATCGCTACCTTTTGGCCTTCCAGCACTGCTTGAGGAGGTATTCTTCATATGATTCTCTCTGGACTCACCTTTTGGGCGCCTTACCAAGGGGGTAGTATATCTTTGACTGCTATTTGGAGGGCTGGCATTTGTTCTCAGCCCACCACCAATGTCTTGTTTCAGTGGACCATCTTGTGTGATACCTTCATTAAGACTTCCCGACGGCGTATCCTCATTCACAGCATCTCTTTTGCATACATTAGGATTCTCCTTGGTGCTATGGTTTTCCACATGGGTGCTGCTTTTGTTGGATGCTACTCTTATGTGACGCCGCCTACTTTCAAACCATTTCTCGACCTGTTAGCAGAAACCATAGTGAGGGTTTTGCTCAATGCCAAGGCAACTGTACATGCATGGGAATTCATGAAAAAAAGAGGTACAAACCTGACGGAATGTCAGACCTAGTTCTTGTGCCAAGCTTTCTTTAACAGCACGGCTAGGATATTGATTTGTTTTAAATTGCTCATGTAGCCTCTGCAAAAAATAAAATGAAGTGCTTGCGGATGAATCAAACTTATGATAGAAATCTTACTGGTTAAACTTGTTTATCTCGTTAAACTATACAACTAATGATAATAGGAAAAAGAATTCCATAGTACCTGATTAATTATTGGCCCATATTGTCTCTTCTGACCTGTAGTACTGCTTCCGTTAGGGGTAAGCAGCTCTTCTGCATTTTGCCCATTCACCGAACCATGAAAGCTTTGTTGAGACCTTTGCGGAGTGAATTCATTGCTCTGACGCACGAAAGAACCTGCTTCACTTTCTTTTCCATTGTCCTTTTCAGGTGTGCATTTCTTCGACAACTCTTCACCGTAACTCGAATCAGATGATGCTTTCCCATAAGCCTGCTTTCGGTTTCAGCATGAAGAGGAAATATGTCAAGTTCATAAGCCAATGAAACACACATGTATGCGCACATAATAACCAAATTGTACATAATACTTAAGGCAGAGGGAGCACTAAACAGAAAATTTTGGGCAATAGTTTAGTATCAGCATAAATGCTAAACACAATAACTAAATTCAAGACAAAACAGACAAGCTATGTATCTGGTACTATATTACCATGCTGTCCATGTATGTCTAAGAGCAAGTATAATAGCAGGCTTATAGCCCGCTTACATggcaattttgcctatgtggaggagagggaCATGAAAAAGTAAGGGGCTTAGGCTCTCATGCAAGAGACTGCCTCTACATGTCCTCCTAGGCAACtaaaataaatatgaagaaagagaaagagagaaggtgGAAAAAAGTATACTTCTTACAGCCAACCTTACTATAAATGATAGCTATATAGATGaaatggcaacatcatatagccagttgGCTGTACTATTGCCATGCTCTAAGCTCATATTCCAAAACCATGTTGAGCATTCCCATGATGGCTTTTTAAATTTTCTGAATAAAGTAATCACTCTCCCAGTTGACAGCAAGGCAAACAAACATACCAAAAGCTTTCATGAAGGACCAAAACATTATCAGAATATGTGCTAAAATATGCACACAATCAAGTTGGGGGCTTACAGCGAGTTTTTTGCTGTCCGGAGACTGAACCTTCTGTCTCGCTGAAACTGGTAACACAACATATTGGTCCATTTCAGGATCCTTGGACGGGAGATTGGAAATGGCCGCATTAGCGCAAATAGTCGTTCCTTCCAAGTCATCGGTACGGTCTCCACCAACCTTAGCTCCTGATGGAACTCCCTCCTGGCCACAACAAGATTTAGCAATCTCAACACAGAAATCATCACAGTCAGATGAGAAGTCTGACTCATCTTGCTTCTCTTCGATATCTTTATCTGAATCAGGACTTGCTGGGTCATAGTCATCATCCTCCGAGTCCTCAGAAGGTAATCCAAGGTCATCAGCTTTCCTTTTCGTCTTCCTATTTTCTGATTTGTCAGAAGAGTGTGACTTATCTGAACTTGACTGATTCTTTCCAATATCTTCATGAGAACCAGGACCTGCTGGATCATAATCATCGTCCTCGGAGTCCTCGGAAGGTAATCCAATGTCATCAACTTTCTCCTTCACATCTTCTGGATTGTCAGAAGAGGTGGTGAAATTTGATTCATTGGAGTCTGACTCATCTGAACTTGATTGCATCATTTCGATAACTTCATCAGAATCATAGTCATCATCCTCAGAGTACGCAGAAGGTAACCCAAGGTCATCAACTTTCTCTCTATTTTTCGAAGGTTCTGAATTTCCAGAACGGATGGCAAAATTCGGGTCATCAGAGTCTGAACCATCATCTTCAGGTTCTAGCCCCAGAATTTGATCCTCTGCAGAGCCATCTGTTGGCATTCCAACATATTTCAAGGGGGTATTCTTTTCATGGTTCTCTCTGGACTCACTTTTTGGACAGCCTGCCAATCCCGAGGTTTTAGTATAGCTTTGGCTGCTTTCTGGAGGCATATGAGCTCTCTGCCCACCATCAGTTTCTTGTTTCACTGGACTATCTTGCCTGATACCTTCCTCTTTACATGCATTAGGTTGGtctgagctcttcttcttcctACTGTTGCTATGCTTTTCTAGCTGAGCGCCATTTTTCATAGCAGCTGCTCTTGCGTGACGTGTACTTTCAAACCATTTGTTAACCTGACAGCAGAAGCCATTGTGAGATTTTGCTCAATGCCAAGTCAACAGTCACATGCAACTGGAAATTCATGACAAAGACATACGAACCTGACGGAATGTCAGCCCTAATTCTTGCGCCAAGCTTTCTTTAACAGCACGGGTAGGATATTGGTCTGTTGTGAAATATTGATTTAGCCTCTGCAAGAAAAATGAGGTGTAAGCAATTACATCAAACTTTGGATAGCAATGCAAATTGGCTAAGCTTGTCCCGCTGGTTTTAATAAATATAAAACCACCTATTATGAAGAGATGGGAATGTGTCACTTCACCTCATTAATTACTGGACCAAAATGCCTTTTCTTAGCTTTACTATTGCTGCCGTCAGAGGTAAGCCCCCCTGCATGTTGTTCATTCACTAAACCATGAAAACCGTCAGGATGCACCACTCGCGTTCCCCTGGGGCTTTTGCGTGCAAATGAATCCACTTCATTTCCTTCTTCATTGTCTTCTTTGAGTGTGCTCTTCCCAGACCAGTCATCACCATCGCTTGATTCAGATGGTGCTTCCCCATAAGTATCCTTTTGATTTCAGCATTAAGAAACATGTCAGGTTCATAGCCCAGTAAAACACATTCTGCTTAACAGTGAAGTACTACTCAACAATCCTAGTTGAGGTAATAGTTTAGCATCACTTCAAAAGCTCTTTTGTGTTCCACAGCCTTAAAGCAATAACAAAAATCAAGAAATGTTGGACCGGCTATGCATCTATTGCTAAATTATCAGGGTATGGATGCATGTCCTGTTATGGTTAGCGCATTATAATCATGTTAACCACCCCCATAAATGTTTTTTTCAATCTTCAGTGAAACTATTGGATTTATCTATATTTCCTTAATAAAGTTATCACCTACTGGTagtacaacaacaacaaaaaataccAAAGGTGTTTGCAAGGCCAGAAACATACGCAAATTTAATGCCAAAATATGCATGCAAGTTGAGCTTACATCATAAAGTTTTTTGTAGTCCAACCGTTGAACCTGCCGTTTCGTAGACGGTAAAATCACATCTTGGTCAATCTCAAGATCCTTGGTATGTGACATTGATGTGTTTGGCCGAACAGGGGCCCCTTCTAAATCATTAGTACGACCTCCAACCTTAGGACCAGATGAAACTTCATCCTTACTACAAGACTTCATAATCTCAGCACAGAAATCATCAGAGTCCGATGTGAAGTCTGACTCATCTTGCTTCTCTTCGATATCTTTATCTGAATCAGGACCTGCTGGATCATAGTCATCATCCTCCGAGTCCTCAGAAGGTAATCCAAGGTCATCAACTTTTTCTTTCTCCTTCACGTGTTCTGAATTGTCAGAAGAAGTCATGAAATTTGAGTCATCAGAGTCTGAACCTTCATCCCCATCCTCTTCTGATGATCCTTCTGCGTGACCAGCCACATGTTCTTCAGGTATATTGGGGTCGAAGTCATCATCTTCTGAATCGTCTGATGGAAGATCAGCTACATCATTTTGCATAGACCCGTGTGCCACAGCAGCTGCCTCAGGAAAAACTTTCTGCAAAAATAATGTAGGATAATGGTGGAATATATTTCAAATTCATTGGCCTTGAAACAACAAGTATTCTCAAAAGTGAAACTGTTACCTCCCAAGAGTCATTAATGTCAAGATCTGTCCCTTGGAGTTCATTTATTAATTCTATACAGTCTATCTTGCAATCACATGCAGGGCAAAGCCATCCTTCCTCTCCCTCAGGGACTACAAAGGGAATGATCACATGAATGAATTAACACCAGAAATAGCGAACCTTGGATACCATAAGAAATTGAGAAAATAAATATTACTATCTTTAGTCAGTAAAGGAGGGTTTAGACAATTCTGGTGGAACCCTCTGTCGCAGGCTCCGTCGCAGAGAATGATGTCATTATTCAATGTAACGTCTTGCAAACTACAAGTGGCACAAACAATCTGCAAGATGGGTAGAATGGTCACTGATTAAAATGGTAAGCATAACACAGCACAACATCAGAAAAGAGAATTGTGTTGACATACATCATCAGAAGATATCTTTCCTTCAGAATCAAACAAAGATTCCTCAAGCTTCCCCACAGTTAGAAGATGATCAAGATTCTGGAAAGCTTCTCGTATTCTTAATTTGCACCGCACGATCTCCGCCTTGGCTCGTTCAAGCTCCTTCTCAGGCCTTATCTTTTCCAAACTGCATGTTTGTGTATGGGTGAGTATAATGTTTCTATATTGCAACTCACGCTGCAAGGAATTCGAAACTAAGAACATCCAAGAAGCTGTGTTGTTGACAATGAATgcgaaccaaaaagaaaaaaagaaagcatGCTCATGTGCCTCTGATGAAATAACCAGTCAAATAAGAACATAAATTTAATTGAACCCTAAATTGGAACTGGGTGTGGACTAGTTGCCTAGTAGCGTGCGGTCGGCTGCGCGCCCAGCCCGCCACCCGCGTTCGAGCCTTGCGCTCCACAAGGTGTGCCTGGGTTGTTTCTTCGTAGTTAAAATGCCACAGGGGCTAGTGCTGTTGGTCTAGGTTTTTTAACTGAACCCTAAATCATTCATTACAACTGGCACATTTAGAAATTTTAAATGTACATGAATGAAATATAACATCTgaagacataaagacatcaatagagATAAAATGATAAAGCGTGCAATAGGATACCCTTCTGCCAAttgttttgaacacaaaaaaaagaGCGACCAAAGAGACTCACAGCGCAATCAATGGAGAGCTACATGAATGTAGACCCCGTGACTCATGAGTGTATTTCTCAAACGAAATGAACAGATGGTAAGCCTGTCACTTTTATACTTCTAACCTCGCACACTCATGGTTGATTAAATGCACATTAAATCGGAAAGACCGACAAAAAGCAGTGTTTTAGCTTAATGCCCAATTCAGGAACCTTTTAATTTTGTAATTACAAAAATTAGCCTTTTTTTGTACTTCTGCACCGGTTCAGAATTATTACACTAACAGCGGTaaatcagatccatatgtattataAGTTGctcattaattcacacatatacagATGAAATAAATATAAGTGTTTCAAGAAGCAACAGCACCAAATACGCCTATGCAATAGTTCAACTAAAAGTGAATGCTTCCTCCATTCCCCTTTGTAAGGTGTATTAGTTGTTTCACTAAGACCAAGGAGGAGCTTAGAGGGGTATTATGGATTTCACCCCTGCCTACAACATGTATTAGTTCATTATTTCCGGCAGCTGTTTAATTGGCCATCCAATCAAACGACCAGAGGAGTAAAGCAATAGTATGCATGCATGGTGTCCAGAGTCATAATTGTTTGCTGTAGCTAGCTATTCAGAATAAGGAAGTAACATGCATGCACGCGTGGATGTGAAACAACGAGTTGAAGGAGGGGCGGTGTGGATGGCGCAATAACTGCAGTACGATGGGATAACAACCGAGTGGGGCTAAGATCAGCGCAAACAGATAAATGCACCTTACAATGGAAAATTTTGCTAACTAAAACACCTTACAGAACGAACGGAAGGGGTAATAATAAATGAAACTTTAGCTACAAATGCAAAAGGTGAATTCAGGAGAAGACGCCAGCAAATCAAATCAAATACATGAATAGAGAGGTGGCGAACCTTTGATTTTTCCAGCCTTCACTGGCATATGCTTCAAGAAAACTTTGGTGATAGTTCATCCGATTCAAAATGTATCTAATTCGCTTACGAATTTTCGATAACTCATCGTCCGGACCACCCTTTGTGGGTCTATCTCTATCCCTCTTTAttcttttagcagctggttttactAGAGTGTCCACAGAGTCGCTAGGTGGCTTCTTCGCGGCTCTTTCTGTTGAAGTTTGCACAGCGTCACTAGGTGACTTATCTGCAACTGATCTAGAACGAAGAACCCTGACAGTACTCTCAGATGACTTCAAAGGATAAGTTCTACTTGACAATACTCGGGAGCCTTTCTTTCCCCTGTTAGCTGCCCTTTTGAAGTTTTTCCTTTCCCCCGACAGGGATGTGTATGGAAAAGGAAAACTTTGATGCTTAAGGGCCTCAGGGTTCAGGCTAGAGTTTGCATAATTCCGAGTCTCAATAATGTCCTCAGCAGCACAGCCAGAAGTGTTGCTTTTGTCCATCTGATGGCGGCCAGAAATTATTTTATATTCTAGTAAAAAAAAAGAAGACGGCTTTGGAAAATTGTCTTCTTGCAGAGTGCAGTCGCAACAGAATATGGATCTATATGTAGTTGCACAAATGAACCAGCACCTGCAGCAAGTACACAAAGTATAATCAACATTTGTGGTTGTAAGAACTGATCACATATAGCTTATCAAACATTGATAGCTAACTTTGCATCTTCAAAAAAATTAAAACCAGTACATTCATTCCATTACCAATACAGCTTCATACTAAGTTATCTTCAGAATGGTACGCGCCTAAGAGCAATTCACACATCTATATAGCAATGAATGTGCGTTAAAAATCAGATCTACTGCTGCCAAGACAGATGACTTCTGAATGACAATAATTTACACGAGCACACATCTGGCTGGCAATATCAGCAATGTACTAGTACCATTTTCAATCCTACAGGTTTCTGTAATTTGCTACCGACAGTGACCAACTTCTGCAGTTGGCACTATCCATGAAGCCGTCTCAAAACTTGAACAGCACATCTCACACAACCTATAGTTGAAATCAGCCGAACTTCTTTGCTTGCCCAAGGGCTAAGGGGGCAATGGCAAGCAATTATGATTTCGAGTTGGGCAATCAGCCGAATCAACCAGATACAGAGCCCCGACTACCTGATCTAGCATGAGCAAACCACCAAAACCCTAGAAACCACGGCCCCTCTTCTAAACCGAACTCCCGAACCAATCCATCAACCACCGCTACGCTGAATCACGAAGCCCGCACAGCCACGACTCAAACCCAAAGCTACCGAACACCAGCGCACGAATCGCCCCCAGACCCACCGCCCTCGCGGAGACTAGGGCGCCGCGAACCACCGCCGCGCGAAATCTAGCTTGAATGTTTGGATTTGGCGGCGGCGGGAGCTAATAGACGGGGTCGAGGGAGTCGGGCGGGGGTGGCGGGGCGGGGCGGAGCGGGGAGGAAGGGAGGCGGACCGGGTACTCACCGCGctggcgtccgccgccgcccggagaGGCGGCGATGGTCTGTCGCGGAGCACGACGGGGCGCTTCCTCGCGCGGACGGAGTGACGTGAGCGATTGGGGGCGAGCGGAAACTGAAAATAAAAGACACGAGGTGCGCGGCGCTGCCCCAAACTGCCCCGCGGTAGGGTTTTTTTTAGGCAAAACGCCCCGCGgtaggtttttttttttttttaaatCTCACAAAGCTTTGTTACTGAATCataatgttcataggtacaaaaagaagatcgccgggttGTCCTAGCCAAGTGTGTCGGCCAAACCCTAAAGATAACGCATGCTTTGCGAGATTATGGGCCTCCGTATTGGAGGTCCTATAGTCATGAGTAAACGAACATGAAATAAAGGTAGTTGCTCTAGTCTTGATTTCCTCGACAATGGCTCCAAATTCTGCTGAGCTTCCCTGTCTGATTGCATCTACCACCACCTTGCAATCGGAGGCAACAAGTAAATGGTTGATATAGAGATCTTCTGAGAGTGCTAATGCCTCCCGAACAGCTAGTGCTTCTAGCACTTGGGGTTGTGCAATCCTCTGAAAACGAGAGCTGACGCTCCCATGAACAAACCTCTCTCAtccctgcaaaccacaccaactgCGCCAAACGTACCTGGGCGTGACACGGCCGCGTCCACATTGAGTTTGTGGTAATCTGTTGGTGGTGGAATCCACGTACGGGGTCGTGGTACTGCTATCCCATgtgcttcctccttcttcttcttcaaaaactctatgtctgatAAGTAAGCTTTGATGAAGTTGTCAGTGGCAAACGGAGTCTGGTATATATCCTCATGTATAGCTTTCCGTCTTGCACTCCAAATCGCCCATAAAGTAACAATCATCAACTGAAATTGCTCCGGTGGAAGAGAGTCATTCATGGCAAAGAGCCACAGCCGTGCGTCAGGTTCTGAGGTTGCCCACATGTGCTCGACCATCTCGGCTTCTGAAAGTGCCCACACACACCTAGACACATTACACTCCAGCAAAGAATGCCGCCAGCTATCCTGCCCTCCGCATAGGGAGCAAGCACTCGTAGTGGCCATATGACGATGGTTTAGGACATCTCCCGTAGGAAGTGAGTGTTGCGCCAATCGCCAAGTAAAAAAGCGCAGTTTCGGTGGCACTGACATGTTCCATAGCGAGTTCCACCCCCTCATCTCATGTTCAGAGTTGGAAGGATCctccctttcctccagccatgcatCGCGCCCAATCTTGATCTTGACAATCATCTTATAAGCTGACCGTACAGAAAAACGCCCCCTTGGATCATCATTCCATGCCCAGAAATCGTCCACACGCCGTGTACAGAGCGGTATTTGCAAGATCGCCTCCACATCAATGGGTATGAACACCTGTCTAAGCAAGTCCTCTCGCCACGCAGCTCTAGTGTGGTCGATCAGATCAGAAACCAGTTGCGGTGGGTCAGCAACTAAGGAGGCCACCGGCTTCATCATTCCGTCCCTTGGGATCCAACTATGTTGCCATATGTTCGTGGTAGTTCCATCACCAATACGCCGGATAGCTCCTTGGGTGATAATATCTCTCCCATCAAGTATAGATCGCCACACCTGAGAAGGATGTGGACCTAGTTGAGCTTCAAGGACCGTACATTGTGGAAAATATGATGCTTTAAGGATTTGTGCACTAAGAGAGGAGGGATCATTCAATAATCTCCAAATTTGCCGAGACAAAAGTGCCAAGTTGAAGATTTTTATATCCCGAAAGCCAAGTCCTCCCAAACTTTTCGGTCGGGTCATCAAATCCCAAGCTACCCAACATGGTTTCCTCTTGCCTCTCTTGCTCCCCCACCAAAATTGACGAATGAGTGACGTAATGCTTCCACAAAGGCCTCGAGGTAATCTGAAGCAAGACATCGAAAAAACTGGTAAAGCTTGAGCCACAGATTTTATGAGAACCTCCTTTCCTGCCACTGATAAAAGTTTCTCCATCCATTCCTTTATCCTTTCCCAAACTCTGTCTCGTAAATATTTGAAGGTGCCATTTTTGGACTGTCCAACATCGGTCGGCGGACCCAAATACTTTTCACTCAAAGACTCATTCTGCACATTAAGTATATTCTTTATCTCCACCCTAAGGGTCATCGGGCATCCCTTACTGAAAAATATGGACGATTTATCATAGTTTACCCTTTGGCCCGAAGTCAAGCAATATGCATCAAGTAGGTTTGAAACCTCATTTGCCCCCTGGACACTAGACTTGAAaagcagcaggctgtcatctgcaaacaaaaggtggTTCACTACCGGAGCCGTGGGCGCCACCTTTATGCCACCGAGCACTAATGACTGAGAACTGTgttttaaaaggcacgaaaggccctccgctgcaatcaagaataagtaagGGGAAATAGGATCTCCCTGCCTGATACCCCTGGAAGGTGAGAAGCTCTCTAATCTTTCTCCATTAAACAAGACCGAGAATGAAACAGAAGTGATCATGCTCATAACTGTATGGATCCAATCTAGTGCAAAGCCAAGCTTAACCATAATTGCCTTTAGATAAGGCCACTCTAgtctgtcatatgccttcatcatatcaagcttaagTGCACAAAAGATGTTTGTCTTGGATCTGTTTCTCTTCATGAAGTGCAAACATTCATACGCACAAATAATATTATCCGTGATCAACCTCCCGGGAACAAAGGCTGATTGCTCCTTTGAGATAATATCTGGCAATATCAACTTCAATCTATTCGACACCACTTTAGAAGCTATTTTATAAATCACATTGCAAAGGCTGATAGGCCTAAACTGGGTAAGTAGAGTGGGATTTTGTACCTTGGGTATCAACACGAGTACCGTATCATTAATGCTTGCAGCAGTCTCCTCTCCACGGACGATCCGAAGCACCACTTTAGTTACTTCATCCCCACAAATGTCCCAGTGGCGCTGATAGAAGTGTGCAGGAAAACCATCTGGCCCCGGTGCCTTCGTAGGAAACATCTGAAACAGGGCCTGCTTTACTTCCTCATTTGTGTAAGGAGCGCAAAGCGAAGCATTCATCTCTGGTGTCACTTTCCGAGGCACATGTTGTAATACATCATCTACCCCCTGTACACCTTCCGTCGTGTACAAGGTTTTATAGAAATCTGTCACAAGTTGTTTCATCTCAGCCTTGTCCTCTACTCTTATACCCAGCGCATTGTGTAGAGCTCGAATCATATTCTTCCTACGCCGCATATGTGCTCTCATGTGAAAAAAATTTGTGTTGCGATCACCCGCAGTCAGCCACTGTATGCGCGATCTTTGTCTCCACATTAACTCCTCCCTATGATAGAGCTCAACCAGTCGTTCATTCAACTTTTGCTCAAGGTGATTTGGAGCAGTCCTAGACGGAACACTCCGAAGCCTCTCTAGCTCCGCTTTTGCCTTCTTGATCTCCTTCCTAACACTTCCAAAAGTTGCATCCTCCCATGCCGAGAGGTTCTTTGACAGAAGCTCCAATTTTCTGCGAATCCCCTCAACTCCTTGATCCGCTTGCAGTTCGCTCCATCCTGAGCTGATAGTGTCACGCCATGATTCACGTGACTCCCACATCACTTCGTACCGGAAGCTCGGTTTAGGGCGTGGTAAAACCTCTTCAAACTGTACGAGTATTGGTCCATGATCCGAGGACGCCGAAGTTAAGTTTGTAACCTTGGCCATAGGGAAAAGCGCCGCCCAATCAGCTGTGGCCATCGCTCTGTCAAGCCTCACGCGGGTGTAGGATCCCCCGGTCACTTTTTTCTCAAAGGTCCAAAATCTGCCATGATAGCCCAAGTCCATCAACATGCAAACGTCAACCGCATCCCGGAAACCTTGTATTTGTGCATTACTCCGATTAGCAGCTCCCTTATGTTCATCCAGACGTAAAACTTCGTTAAAATCGCCCAAACATAGCCAAGGGAGGTTGCTAAAAGACGCCAACCCCTTTAGGAGATCCCATGTTTGGTGTCTCAGTTGTGTTTGGGCCTCGCCATACACGCATGTCAACCTCCATGGGTCTTTCCCTTCCTCTACCACCTTTGCATCAATATGATAAACAGAATCACCCAAGATCTCAACATTTATTGTATTATTCCAAAAAATCCCTATTCCTCCACTTCTTCCTTGACTATCTATCGCATAGGCATTATCATAGCCCAAAGTGTTAGCTAAAACTTCTACACGTGCACCCTTTACTTGAGTTTCAATAATACACAACACGGTAGGGGTAAATTTCTTCGCAAAGTCGCGAAGCTCACGAACTATCGCGGCTTTACCGCACCGCGACAGTTCCAACAAAATGAACTCATTGCGTCCGGCGgcactcctcggaggagcccgCCGATCCATCATACTGGTCCTTGCCACGTTCCACTCCATCTGTCACCATACTCGGTGTCCCTGCATCAGACAGCTCCTTAAACATGGCTCCTTTATTGCCAACATCTTTCTTCTGTCGCTTCACCTCTTTCCTTGGAGACACATATACAGGCGGCATCGGTGGAACCCCGTCCGGCTTTCCAGAGATTACAAGAGCTGTAGAGCTCACTGGGACCACGTCCCCTTCTCCATCATCACTCGACTGAACTGTCTCTGGATGGTTCTTGTCCGAAGATTGCCTCTTGTTACTTGCCACCACTACCCCCAGCGTTGCAGCAGTCGGTTCCTCGATCAGACCCTTGGGCTCGCTTGGCCCCAATACTTCTGTGGTCATTGCATTGTCCTATCCTTCATCCTGCCTCCCCGCCTCCCTGCGAGGTTCATTCTGATATGCATTGAAGCGCCAACTTTGATTGGGGTTATACTGCTCTCGCCCCCTACCTCTTCCTCCTGCATTCCTTGGGCCGCCTCGTCCCCTCTGGTTACCAAAACCACCTCTGCCAGGTTGCCTGAAGCGAATATTGTCAGCCAGAACAAAGTCACCCCACTCAAACTTTGTCTCATCATGAACACCATCACCACACTCCTCGTGCCAATGCCCGCATTCACCACAGTTAAAGCAAAAGACAGGTAATTTCTCGTATTTTACTTGATATCTAACTTGT
The sequence above is a segment of the Triticum dicoccoides isolate Atlit2015 ecotype Zavitan chromosome 1A, WEW_v2.0, whole genome shotgun sequence genome. Coding sequences within it:
- the LOC119287202 gene encoding homeobox protein HOX1A-like isoform X1 — encoded protein: MDKSNTSGCAAEDIIETRNYANSSLNPEALKHQSFPFPYTSLSGERKNFKRAANRGKKGSRVLSSRTYPLKSSESTVRVLRSRSVADKSPSDAVQTSTERAAKKPPSDSVDTLVKPAAKRIKRDRDRPTKGGPDDELSKIRKRIRYILNRMNYHQSFLEAYASEGWKNQSLEKIRPEKELERAKAEIVRCKLRIREAFQNLDHLLTVGKLEESLFDSEGKISSDDIVCATCSLQDVTLNNDIILCDGACDRGFHQNCLNPPLLTKDIPEGEEGWLCPACDCKIDCIELINELQGTDLDINDSWEKVFPEAAAVAHGSMQNDVADLPSDDSEDDDFDPNIPEEHVAGHAEGSSEEDGDEGSDSDDSNFMTSSDNSEHVKEKEKVDDLGLPSEDSEDDDYDPAGPDSDKDIEEKQDESDFTSDSDDFCAEIMKSCSKDEVSSGPKVGGRTNDLEGAPVRPNTSMSHTKDLEIDQDVILPSTKRQVQRLDYKKLYDDTYGEAPSESSDGDDWSGKSTLKEDNEEGNEVDSFARKSPRGTRVVHPDGFHGLVNEQHAGGLTSDGSNSKAKKRHFGPVINERLNQYFTTDQYPTRAVKESLAQELGLTFRQVNKWFESTRHARAAAMKNGAQLEKHSNSRKKKSSDQPNACKEEGIRQDSPVKQETDGGQRAHMPPESSQSYTKTSGLAGCPKSESRENHEKNTPLKYVGMPTDGSAEDQILGLEPEDDGSDSDDPNFAIRSGNSEPSKNREKVDDLGLPSAYSEDDDYDSDEVIEMMQSSSDESDSNESNFTTSSDNPEDVKEKVDDIGLPSEDSEDDDYDPAGPGSHEDIGKNQSSSDKSHSSDKSENRKTKRKADDLGLPSEDSEDDDYDPASPDSDKDIEEKQDESDFSSDCDDFCVEIAKSCCGQEGVPSGAKVGGDRTDDLEGTTICANAAISNLPSKDPEMDQYVVLPVSARQKVQSPDSKKLAQAYGKASSDSSYGEELSKKCTPEKDNGKESEAGSFVRQSNEFTPQRSQQSFHGSVNGQNAEELLTPNGSSTTGQKRQYGPIINQRLHEQFKTNQYPSRAVKESLAQELGLTFRQVEKWFESRRRHIRVASNKSSTHVENHSTKENPNVCKRDAVNEDTPSGSLNEGITQDGPLKQDIGGGLRTNASPPNSSQRYTTPLVRRPKGESRENHMKNTSSSSAGRPKGSDAGYAVLALEAFDEKTRSKMLQELKKRKIG
- the LOC119287202 gene encoding homeobox protein HOX1A-like isoform X2, translating into MDKSNTSGCAAEDIIETRNYANSSLNPEALKHQSFPFPYTSLSGERKNFKRAANRGKKGSRVLSSRTYPLKSSESTVRVLRSRSVADKSPSDAVQTSTERAAKKPPSDSVDTLVKPAAKRIKRDRDRPTKGGPDDELSKIRKRIRYILNRMNYHQSFLEAYASEGWKNQSLEKIRPEKELERAKAEIVRCKLRIREAFQNLDHLLTVGKLEESLFDSEGKISSDDIVCATCSLQDVTLNNDIILCDGACDRGFHQNCLNPPLLTKDIPEGEEGWLCPACDCKIDCIELINELQGTDLDINDSWEKVFPEAAAVAHGSMQNDVADLPSDDSEDDDFDPNIPEEHVAGHAEGSSEEDGDEGSDSDDSNFMTSSDNSEHVKEKEKVDDLGLPSEDSEDDDYDPAGPDSDKDIEEKQDESDFTSDSDDFCAEIMKSCSKDEVSSGPKVGGRTNDLEGAPVRPNTSMSHTKDLEIDQDVILPSTKRQVQRLDYKKLYDDTYGEAPSESSDGDDWSGKSTLKEDNEEGNEVDSFARKSPRGTRVVHPDGFHGLVNEQHAGGLTSDGSNSKAKKRHFGPVINERLNQYFTTDQYPTRAVKESLAQELGLTFRQVNKWFESTRHARAAAMKNGAQLEKHSNSRKKKSSDQPNACKEEGIRQDSPVKQETDGGQRAHMPPESSQSYTKTSGLAGCPKSESRENHEKNTPLKYVGMPTDGSAEDQILGLEPEDDGSDSDDPNFAIRSGNSEPSKNREKVDDLGLPSAYSEDDDYDSDEVIEMMQSSSDESDSNESNFTTSSDNPEDVKEKVDDIGLPSEDSEDDDYDPAGPGSHEDIGKNQSSSDKSHSSDKSENRKTKRKADDLGLPSEDSEDDDYDPASPDSDKDIEEKQDESDFSSDCDDFCVEIAKSCCGQEGVPSGAKVGGDRTDDLEGTTICANAAISNLPSKDPEMDQYVVLPVSARQKVQSPDSKKLAAYGKASSDSSYGEELSKKCTPEKDNGKESEAGSFVRQSNEFTPQRSQQSFHGSVNGQNAEELLTPNGSSTTGQKRQYGPIINQRLHEQFKTNQYPSRAVKESLAQELGLTFRQVEKWFESRRRHIRVASNKSSTHVENHSTKENPNVCKRDAVNEDTPSGSLNEGITQDGPLKQDIGGGLRTNASPPNSSQRYTTPLVRRPKGESRENHMKNTSSSSAGRPKGSDAGYAVLALEAFDEKTRSKMLQELKKRKIG